The Xanthomonas sp. DAR 80977 nucleotide sequence GGCGGTTGTGCCGGCCAGCACGACAGCGAGGATGGGCAGGTGGCAGGGGCAAGTCAGCACAGCCAGTCCGCCCCACAGGTAGCCGGTGATCGGTTTGTGCGTCTCGGACGGCAAGCGCTCGGGGTTGTTCATGGCAGACTCTCCGCGTGCTGTGCCGGCTCGGTCGGCAGGGTGGCCAACTGCACTTCCAGATCGGCCAACGCTTCGCGCCGACGCTCGACGAACTGACGCAGCAGGGCAAGCTGCGCGGCCGCTTCGTCGCCGTCCGCCGCATCCAGCGCCCGGCACAGCCGCGCCAGCGCGTCGAGGCCGATGCCCGCCTCGAAGGCCGCCCGCACGAAGCACAGCCGTTGCAAGGCGGCGTCATCGAACAAGCCGTAGCCGCCTGGTGTGCACGCCACCGGGCGCAGCAATCCGCGCAGCAGGTAGTCGCGCACGATATGCACGCTCACCCCGGCATCAAGAGCCAGCCGGGACACCGTGTAGGCGTTCATTGAACACCTCCTTTTTCTCACCCGGCGCAGCAGGAAAGCTGCTTCACATCCTTGTTGAAGGTCTGCGCCGCGAGCTTCAACCCCTCGACCATCGTCAGGTAGGGGAACAACTGGTCGGCCAGTTCCTGCACCGTCATGCGGTTGCGAATGGCCAGAGCCGCCGTCTGGATCAGTTCACCCGCTTCCGGCGCGACCGCCTGTACGCCGATCAGCCGATGGCTGCCTTCCTCGATAACCAACTTGATGAAGCCGCGTGTGTCGAAGTTGGCGAGCGCACGCGGCACGTTGTCCAAGGTCAAGGTGCGGCTGTCGGTCTCGATCCCGTCGTGGTGGGCTTCCGCCTCGCTGTAGCCCACGGTCGCCACTTGCGGATCGGTGAACACCACGGCCGGCATTGCGGTCAGGTCGAGCGCCGCATCGCCGCCGGTCATGTTGATCGCGGCACGGGTGCCGGCCGCTGCCGCCACATAGACGAACTGCGGCTGGTCGGTGCAGTCGCCGGCCGCGTAGATGTTCGGGTTGCTCGTGCGCATGCCTTGGTCGATGACGATGGCACCTTGCGCATTGACAGTGACCCCCGCTGCGTCCAGCGCGAGGCTGCGCGTGTTCGGTGTCCGACCGGTGGCAACCAGCAGTTTGTCGGCGCGCAATTCACCGTGCGTGGTGGTCAGCACGAATTCACCGTCCATATGGGCGACCTGGCTGGCTTGCGTGTGCTCCAGCACCTCGATGCCCTCGGCACGGAAAGCGGCTGTCACCGCCTCGCCGATGGCCGGGTCTTCACGGAAGAACAAGGTATTGCGCGCCAGGACCGTGACCTTGCTGCCCAGCCGGGCAAAGGCTTGCGCCAGCTCCAGCGCCACCACCGACGAGCCGATTACGGCAAGGCGTTCGGGAATGGTGTCGCTCGCCAGGGCCTCGGTGGAAGTCCAGTAGGGTGACTCTTTCAAGCCCGGAATCGGCGGGACCGCCGGGCTGGCACCCGTGGCGACCAGGCAGCGGTCGAACATCACGACGCGCTCGCCACCCTCGTTCAAACGGACGGTAAGGCTCTGGTCGTCCTTGAAGCGCGCCTCACCGTGCACAACGGTGATGGCCGGATTACCGCCCAGGATGCCTTCGTACTTGGCGTGCCGCAGTTCGTCGACGCGGGCCTGCTGCTGGGCCAGCAGCTTACTGCGGTCAATCGTAGGCACAGTTGCCGCAATACCGCC carries:
- the merA gene encoding mercury(II) reductase, producing MTHLKITGMTCDSCAAHVKEALEKVPGVQSALVSYPKGTAQLAIVPGTSPDALTAAVAGLGYKATLADAPLADNRVGLLDKVRGWMAAAEKHSGNEPPVQVAVIGSGGAAMAAALKAVEQGAQVTLIERGTIGGTCVNVGCVPSKIMIRAAHIAHLRRESPFDGGIAATVPTIDRSKLLAQQQARVDELRHAKYEGILGGNPAITVVHGEARFKDDQSLTVRLNEGGERVVMFDRCLVATGASPAVPPIPGLKESPYWTSTEALASDTIPERLAVIGSSVVALELAQAFARLGSKVTVLARNTLFFREDPAIGEAVTAAFRAEGIEVLEHTQASQVAHMDGEFVLTTTHGELRADKLLVATGRTPNTRSLALDAAGVTVNAQGAIVIDQGMRTSNPNIYAAGDCTDQPQFVYVAAAAGTRAAINMTGGDAALDLTAMPAVVFTDPQVATVGYSEAEAHHDGIETDSRTLTLDNVPRALANFDTRGFIKLVIEEGSHRLIGVQAVAPEAGELIQTAALAIRNRMTVQELADQLFPYLTMVEGLKLAAQTFNKDVKQLSCCAG
- the merD gene encoding mercury resistance co-regulator MerD; amino-acid sequence: MNAYTVSRLALDAGVSVHIVRDYLLRGLLRPVACTPGGYGLFDDAALQRLCFVRAAFEAGIGLDALARLCRALDAADGDEAAAQLALLRQFVERRREALADLEVQLATLPTEPAQHAESLP
- the merE gene encoding broad-spectrum mercury transporter MerE produces the protein MNNPERLPSETHKPITGYLWGGLAVLTCPCHLPILAVVLAGTTAGAFLGEHWVIAALGLTGLFLLSLSRALRAFRERE